A window of the Lactuca sativa cultivar Salinas chromosome 5, Lsat_Salinas_v11, whole genome shotgun sequence genome harbors these coding sequences:
- the LOC111878776 gene encoding uncharacterized protein LOC111878776 — translation MLLKNLENVSYTSSLIYKEKTKSWHDKRIKGNKEFHEGQKVLLFNSRLKLFSGKLKSRCDGPFLVKKVFPHGAIELLSKDGTPFKVNGHRVKRYEEGVPSNEDIEEGLLLEGMTEM, via the coding sequence atgctcttgaAGAACTTAGAAAATGTTTCCTACACTAGCTCTCTAATCTATAAAGAGAAAACCAAAAGTTGGCATGACAAGAGGATCAAGGGAAATAAAGAATTTCATGAAGGGCAAAAGGTGTTGCTCTTTAATTCAAGACTAAAACTTTTTTCGGGCAAACTCAAGTCAAGATGCGATGGTCCGTTTCTGGTAAAGAAGGTGTTTCCACATGGTGCTATAGAGTTATTATCAAAGGATGGTACTCCTTTCAAGGTCAATGGGCATAGAGTAAAAAGATATGAAGAAGGAGTCCCAAGCAATGAAGACATAGAAGAAGGGCTGTTGCTCGAAGGAATGACAGAAATGTAG